The following are from one region of the Candidatus Polarisedimenticolia bacterium genome:
- a CDS encoding alkaline phosphatase family protein: MPRKPGPWLPASLFLLPILVLCATLTRVPAGFQAVQRGGFGLGSPKVLAPGLHFRIPLLQTVHRYPSARLAVDGTGDFTSSEGVSLRLPYHFSGRIDPARLGDFDERARGRPVRVFLQEAVQRTLSAWLSGESAAKWTAGESRSIPDAVAGELAALGLQEVRLVLGSAAGAPEARRASAITALQARSRSTGRKILLIGLDGADWQLIDPWIREGKLPTLARLKSAAAWANLKSMQPILSPLLWTTVATGRTPEEHGIVDFLVKDPGTGERVPISSRFRKVEALWNIFSEMGRTVDVVAWWASWPSEPIRGVMISDRVSYSLFGYQADAEKLPGATYPEDFLATARGRLVSDADITLGEVRKFADVTAVDFQERRARIQEGDPRKAYADPVNHLTRILASTRNYQTLALELLGRGQSDLTMLYFQGIDEVGHRFAHMMPPKMAMVTDDEYRQFHGVVEAFYRYQDRLLGEILQHADPRTTVVLLSDHGFKNGSGRPTDDPPYIEGKPGKWHRLYGIFLIAGPGVRPGALDTVSLLDVAPTVLALAGIPPSREMKGRVLAEALRPAEAKSLALERVETYELGARPESSATATTEADRQMIESLRSLGYIASGDGGGGSRDEAPSGELTGDTVTYHSNLAALHLKSKNFAKAQAEIDAALRIVPDYLPALMTQASLDQATGRTDKALEVYRKIVDSGGSERGVMSSLAGLFEKSGRLEEGIAYFSRLRESRPGVAEASLSLGRLREAKGEAAAAEALYRQAVREDPAGPEAAARLFEILKKKGEEATLKPEVARGLSLNENSVGHHNLMGLILEREGDWAGAEKHLRRAAELDPDYAGVLANLGSLCARTGRLEESIRILSRAVAKEPTNYEARMNLGAALGKAGRHREAIAQFEETRRRGFRSPALFNGLAVAYHETGQIQKCIESLKESLSLDPAQPEVRALLSDVESQRS; this comes from the coding sequence GGGCGATTTCACTTCTTCCGAAGGCGTCAGTCTGCGCCTGCCGTACCATTTCTCGGGGCGGATCGATCCGGCGCGCCTGGGCGATTTCGACGAGCGGGCGCGCGGCCGCCCCGTCCGGGTCTTCCTGCAGGAGGCGGTGCAAAGGACCCTCTCCGCCTGGCTGTCGGGAGAATCGGCGGCAAAATGGACCGCCGGGGAGAGCCGGAGCATTCCGGACGCGGTGGCCGGGGAGCTGGCCGCTCTGGGCCTGCAGGAAGTGCGTCTCGTCCTCGGCAGCGCCGCCGGCGCGCCCGAGGCCCGCAGGGCCTCGGCGATCACCGCGCTGCAAGCGCGCTCCCGGAGCACCGGGAGAAAGATTCTGCTCATCGGACTCGACGGGGCCGACTGGCAGTTGATCGATCCCTGGATCCGGGAGGGCAAGCTCCCCACGCTCGCCCGGCTCAAGTCGGCGGCCGCCTGGGCCAACCTGAAATCGATGCAGCCGATCCTCTCGCCCTTGCTCTGGACGACGGTGGCCACGGGCCGGACGCCCGAGGAGCATGGGATCGTCGATTTTCTCGTCAAGGATCCCGGCACCGGGGAGCGGGTGCCGATCTCGTCGCGGTTCCGCAAGGTCGAGGCGCTCTGGAACATCTTCAGCGAAATGGGGAGAACGGTGGACGTCGTCGCCTGGTGGGCCTCCTGGCCCTCCGAGCCGATCCGCGGAGTGATGATCTCGGATCGCGTCTCCTACTCGCTGTTCGGCTATCAGGCCGACGCCGAGAAGCTTCCCGGCGCCACCTATCCGGAGGACTTCCTCGCCACGGCGCGCGGCCGCCTCGTCAGCGACGCCGACATCACCCTCGGCGAGGTCCGTAAATTCGCGGACGTCACGGCGGTGGATTTCCAGGAGCGGCGCGCGCGGATCCAGGAAGGCGATCCCCGCAAGGCTTATGCCGACCCGGTGAACCATCTGACGAGAATTCTCGCCTCGACCCGCAATTACCAGACCCTGGCGCTGGAGCTGCTCGGGCGCGGGCAGAGCGATCTGACGATGCTCTATTTCCAGGGGATCGACGAAGTCGGGCATCGCTTCGCCCACATGATGCCGCCGAAGATGGCCATGGTGACCGACGACGAGTACCGGCAGTTCCACGGCGTCGTGGAGGCTTTCTATCGCTACCAGGACCGCCTGCTCGGCGAGATCCTCCAGCACGCCGATCCGCGCACCACCGTGGTGCTGCTCTCCGACCACGGATTCAAGAACGGCTCCGGCCGCCCCACCGACGATCCTCCCTATATCGAGGGGAAGCCGGGTAAATGGCACCGTCTCTACGGAATCTTCCTGATCGCCGGCCCCGGGGTCCGTCCCGGAGCCCTGGACACCGTGTCGCTGCTCGACGTCGCCCCGACGGTACTGGCGCTGGCCGGGATCCCTCCGTCGCGCGAAATGAAGGGGCGCGTCCTCGCGGAAGCGCTCAGGCCGGCGGAAGCCAAGAGCCTGGCGCTCGAGAGAGTCGAGACCTACGAGCTCGGAGCGCGGCCCGAGTCGTCCGCCACGGCGACGACCGAAGCCGATCGGCAGATGATCGAGAGCCTGCGCTCTCTGGGCTACATCGCCTCGGGAGACGGGGGCGGGGGAAGCCGGGACGAGGCCCCGAGCGGAGAGCTGACGGGCGACACGGTGACCTATCATTCCAACCTGGCGGCACTTCACCTGAAATCGAAGAACTTCGCGAAGGCCCAGGCGGAAATCGACGCGGCGCTGCGGATCGTCCCCGACTACCTGCCGGCGCTGATGACGCAGGCCTCGCTGGATCAGGCCACCGGCCGGACGGACAAGGCGCTGGAGGTCTACCGGAAGATCGTCGATTCAGGCGGATCGGAGCGCGGAGTGATGAGCAGCCTGGCCGGCCTGTTCGAGAAATCGGGACGCCTCGAGGAGGGAATCGCCTACTTCTCCCGGCTGCGCGAAAGCCGTCCCGGCGTCGCCGAGGCCTCCCTCTCCCTCGGCCGGCTGCGTGAGGCGAAGGGGGAAGCGGCCGCGGCGGAAGCCCTCTACCGGCAGGCCGTCCGGGAGGATCCCGCCGGACCGGAAGCGGCGGCGAGACTGTTCGAGATTCTGAAGAAGAAAGGGGAGGAGGCGACGCTGAAGCCGGAGGTGGCGCGCGGCCTCTCCTTGAACGAGAACTCGGTGGGACATCACAACCTGATGGGGCTGATCCTCGAGCGCGAGGGGGACTGGGCGGGCGCCGAGAAGCATCTCCGGCGGGCGGCCGAGCTGGATCCCGATTACGCGGGAGTGCTCGCCAACCTCGGCTCGCTGTGCGCCCGGACCGGGCGGCTGGAGGAGTCGATCCGCATCCTCAGCCGGGCCGTCGCGAAAGAGCCGACGAACTACGAGGCCCGGATGAACCTCGGCGCCGCCCTGGGGAAGGCGGGACGCCACCGCGAGGCGATCGCTCAGTTCGAAGAGACGCGCCGGCGGGGATTCCGCTCGCCGGCCCTCTTCAACGGCCTCGCCGTGGCCTACCATGAGACCGGACAGATTCAGAAGTGCATCGAGAGTCTCAAGGAATCGCTCTCCCTCGATCCGGCGCAGCCCGAGGTCCGGGCGCTGCTCTCCGACGTGGAGTCGCAGCGCTCCTGA